From the genome of Xyrauchen texanus isolate HMW12.3.18 chromosome 22, RBS_HiC_50CHRs, whole genome shotgun sequence, one region includes:
- the LOC127662555 gene encoding SRA stem-loop-interacting RNA-binding protein, mitochondrial-like gives MAAAASGKRVFEVFVSKVPWTIATKEIRDYFGQFGQVKKCLLPFDKETGFHRGFCWIGFSTEEGLQNALQKDPHIIEDAKLQVQRNRKTLIGRKSNKEAEES, from the exons ATGGCAGCAGCTGCAAGTGGAAAAAGGGTGTTTGAAGTTTTTGTGTCTAAAGTCCCATGGACGATCGCAACAA AAGAGATCAGGGATTACTTTGGGCAGTTTGGCCAGGTGAAGAAATGTCTCTTGCCCTTT GATAAAGAGACAGGATTTCATCGGGGGTTTTGCTGGATCGGGTTCAGTACAGAAGAGGGACTTCAGAATGCACTACAGAAAGATCCCCACATCATTGAGGATGCAAAG CTCCAGGTacaaagaaacagaaaaacattaATTGGAAGAAAATCTAACAAAGAAGCAGAAGAAAGCtga